A genomic window from Prochlorococcus sp. RS04 includes:
- a CDS encoding ligase-associated DNA damage response exonuclease, translating into MRTKQEYLIRYEDGNLYCELADIWIDPSKPVKKALITHAHFDHFTFGCEEYISTKETAFLLKERVGDNIKIKTFEYGEEFKINGINISFHPSGHILGSSQIRFIFAEEKWLISGDFKLQKDQTCKPYEIVKTDYLISECTFGLPIFKWDESNKIANDISKWITNSPEKTSLLFCYSLGKAQRLLNEISQTNFKGNIYSHGSIHKMNNSYRELGIDIKDTIKIENKKKIDELKGSLILLPPSLSKGSYLKNFKNIQTAFASGWMSIRALRKRSGYDKGFAISDHADWDGILEVVKKSEAKNVFFHHGDSEALSKYLVEKESINVLLFGK; encoded by the coding sequence TTGAGAACTAAACAAGAATATTTAATTAGATATGAAGATGGAAATCTTTATTGTGAACTTGCTGATATTTGGATTGATCCAAGCAAGCCAGTAAAAAAGGCATTAATAACTCATGCTCATTTTGATCACTTTACATTTGGCTGTGAAGAATACATTTCTACTAAGGAAACTGCGTTTCTTCTTAAAGAAAGAGTTGGAGATAATATCAAAATTAAGACTTTTGAATATGGAGAAGAATTTAAGATAAATGGCATTAATATTTCTTTTCATCCATCCGGGCACATCCTTGGATCTAGTCAAATAAGGTTTATTTTTGCTGAAGAAAAATGGCTGATTTCAGGAGACTTTAAGCTTCAAAAAGATCAGACTTGCAAACCATATGAAATAGTAAAAACTGATTATTTAATAAGCGAATGTACTTTTGGTTTGCCAATATTTAAGTGGGATGAATCAAATAAAATAGCAAACGATATTTCAAAATGGATAACTAATTCACCAGAAAAAACCTCTTTACTTTTCTGCTATTCACTTGGAAAAGCTCAGAGATTGTTAAACGAAATTAGTCAAACAAATTTTAAAGGCAATATTTATTCCCATGGCAGTATTCACAAAATGAACAATAGTTATAGGGAACTTGGAATTGATATTAAAGATACTATAAAAATTGAAAATAAAAAAAAGATAGATGAACTTAAAGGAAGTCTAATATTATTACCGCCATCTTTAAGTAAGGGTTCTTATTTAAAAAATTTCAAAAACATTCAAACAGCTTTCGCAAGTGGATGGATGTCAATAAGAGCTCTAAGAAAAAGATCAGGTTATGATAAAGGATTCGCAATCTCTGATCATGCGGATTGGGATGGAATTCTGGAAGTAGTAAAAAAATCTGAAGCAAAAAATGTATTTTTTCATCATGGAGATAGTGAAGCCTTAAGTAAATATTTAGTTGAAAAGGAATCAATAAATGTCCTTTTATTCGGTAAATAA
- a CDS encoding ATP-dependent DNA ligase — protein MSLKKFSELFGDLDSINSKNNKIEVLKNYFLSNDPIDNSWAIYLLTGKSNKRFISGRYLKNLFSQIYEYPQWLIDTCYLKVGDSAEVITLLLKNKTISRKKKLSNISLNQLLSETIPALSKLNEEEKNLEIKNLWETLPEDNHLIFNKILTGTFRVGVSIGLITKSISKLINIDEEIISHRLMGDFKPSIDSYEFLINKNINLQELNSKPFPFLLANTIEDKIFKNSINDFQFEWKYDGIRMQLIKRSGNVSLWTRGQELVNESFPELVEKMSHIKDDFVLDGELLVWNFKEQIAFDFSLLQKRINRKSPTRSIQIKYPIIFIAYDLLEINGRDIREIKLENRRIELEKYFSKWQIKTENNISDIFKICDLIFPKDWPDALTYKEKSRENNTEGLIIKKKTSIYASGRKKGIWWKYKVDPMQLDAVLIYAKGGSGKRAGLYTDYSFALWKDQELIKFASAYSGLTNIEIKELDKWIRKNTIEKFGPVRSLKPEMVFEISFEKIQFSKRHKSGIAVRFPRITKWRKDKKVNDADSLENAYELMKKIS, from the coding sequence ATGAGCTTAAAAAAGTTTTCAGAACTATTTGGAGATCTAGATTCAATTAATAGTAAAAATAATAAAATTGAAGTTTTAAAAAATTATTTTTTATCTAATGATCCAATAGATAATTCATGGGCAATATATTTACTAACTGGAAAAAGTAATAAGAGATTTATTAGTGGAAGATATTTAAAAAACCTTTTTTCTCAAATATATGAATATCCTCAATGGCTAATTGATACATGTTATTTAAAAGTTGGTGATTCTGCAGAGGTAATAACGTTATTACTTAAAAATAAAACAATTTCTAGAAAAAAGAAATTATCAAATATAAGTCTCAATCAATTACTAAGCGAAACAATACCTGCATTATCAAAACTTAATGAGGAGGAGAAAAATTTAGAAATTAAAAATCTTTGGGAAACATTACCTGAAGATAACCATCTAATTTTTAATAAAATTCTTACAGGAACTTTTAGAGTAGGAGTCTCTATCGGATTAATAACAAAATCAATATCAAAACTAATTAATATTGATGAAGAGATTATTTCTCATAGGTTGATGGGTGATTTTAAACCTTCAATTGATTCATATGAATTCTTAATTAACAAGAATATCAATCTTCAAGAGTTAAATTCCAAACCATTTCCATTTCTTCTAGCAAATACTATTGAAGATAAAATCTTCAAAAATTCAATAAATGATTTTCAATTTGAATGGAAATACGACGGTATAAGGATGCAATTAATTAAAAGATCAGGCAATGTTTCGTTATGGACAAGAGGGCAAGAATTAGTAAATGAATCTTTCCCAGAATTAGTAGAGAAAATGTCACATATAAAAGATGATTTTGTTCTTGATGGTGAATTATTAGTTTGGAATTTTAAAGAACAAATTGCCTTTGATTTTTCGTTACTTCAAAAAAGAATAAATAGAAAGTCTCCTACTAGATCAATCCAAATAAAATATCCAATTATTTTTATTGCTTATGATCTTCTAGAGATTAATGGGCGAGATATAAGAGAAATTAAATTAGAAAATAGAAGAATTGAGTTAGAAAAATATTTTTCAAAATGGCAAATTAAAACTGAGAATAATATCTCTGATATTTTCAAAATATGTGATTTAATCTTTCCTAAAGATTGGCCTGATGCTTTAACTTATAAAGAAAAATCTCGAGAAAATAATACTGAAGGATTAATAATTAAAAAAAAGACTTCTATATACGCATCTGGTAGAAAGAAAGGTATTTGGTGGAAATATAAAGTTGATCCTATGCAACTGGATGCTGTTCTAATTTACGCTAAGGGCGGTAGCGGTAAAAGAGCTGGTCTGTATACAGATTACAGTTTTGCATTATGGAAAGACCAAGAATTAATTAAATTTGCAAGTGCATATTCTGGTTTAACGAATATTGAGATTAAAGAGCTAGATAAATGGATAAGAAAAAATACAATAGAAAAATTTGGTCCTGTGCGATCGTTAAAACCTGAAATGGTATTCGAAATATCTTTTGAGAAAATACAATTTTCTAAACGTCATAAGTCAGGAATAGCAGTACGATTTCCAAGAATAACAAAATGGAGAAAAGATAAAAAAGTTAATGATGCAGATAGTCTAGAGAATGCTTATGAACTGATGAAAAAAATATCATGA
- a CDS encoding ligase-associated DNA damage response DEXH box helicase has translation MKNITKNNKQNNLISKIKQFFSTNGWEPIPYQIESWEAFLNGESGIIQVPTGCGKTYAALMGPLSKIEDPKNNKSVNILLITPLKALSRDLKNSIQLAALHFNKEITVEIRNGDTTPYEKKKQLAKPPNILITTPESLSLLLSNKESNNLFKELSSIIIDEWHELMGSKRGNQCELSLSWLRGNIKNLQIWAMSATIGNIEEAARAIVGMSAIKPKIISTNIQKEIEIISVLPEEETTFPWSGHLGIRSHSSLLKILDKKKSTLLFTNTRNQSERWYQCLKFFLPEMEDKIALHHGSLDKEDRKRVEEGVKDGLIKWVVCTSSLDLGVDFQPVDQIVQIGSAKNLARLIQRAGRSAHRPGGKSKIIFMPTNSLELFEISAMRRIIKSGISEEIRLPELSYDVLLQHLMSLACGNGFDPRIEKERIKSCWSFRNLNDHDWNWCLDFLEYGGKCLKAYPKYKKIVKEESQNNNENFKYFVKDKSLIRMHKFNIGTITSDKFVNVKYMKGKSLGNLEENFASKLNPGDTFYFAGKMLQFIRIRDMILYVKKSTKKSSLIPAWVGGQMAISDLLCESLRKEIDICNELENFDYLNPELNSLRPILKKQKVLSNIPKKDEFLIEIYKTKDLSNLFVFTLDGKFVNEGIAFLWALRLAKLKQSTFSITANDFGFSLTTAEDYDFSIIKKEADYFLNNKKLEEDLENAINFSELTKRRFKNIAQISGLVNQNNPTKTKTSSQLQISSSLFYDVFTKYEEDHLLIKQSHQEVKEYQLENKRISRSLERLKNLKMLLNEIKTPTPFAFPLLVERLKNTLSNEPIEKRVEKLIKKYSD, from the coding sequence ATGAAAAATATTACGAAAAATAATAAGCAAAATAATTTAATTTCTAAAATTAAACAGTTTTTCTCCACAAATGGATGGGAGCCAATACCCTATCAGATCGAATCTTGGGAAGCATTTTTAAATGGAGAGAGTGGAATAATACAAGTTCCTACTGGATGCGGCAAAACTTATGCTGCATTAATGGGCCCTCTATCAAAGATAGAAGATCCCAAAAATAATAAAAGTGTGAATATATTATTAATAACCCCTTTAAAAGCACTAAGTAGAGATCTAAAAAATTCCATACAATTAGCAGCTTTGCATTTTAATAAAGAAATCACTGTTGAAATTAGGAACGGCGATACAACACCATATGAAAAGAAAAAGCAACTAGCTAAACCACCTAATATTCTTATTACCACTCCAGAGTCTTTATCTCTTTTACTTTCTAATAAAGAATCTAATAATCTGTTCAAGGAGTTGTCATCAATAATTATTGACGAATGGCATGAATTGATGGGTAGTAAAAGAGGAAACCAGTGCGAGTTATCTTTAAGTTGGCTAAGAGGTAATATAAAAAATTTACAAATTTGGGCAATGTCTGCAACTATTGGAAATATTGAAGAAGCAGCAAGAGCAATAGTTGGGATGAGCGCTATTAAACCCAAAATTATAAGTACAAATATTCAAAAAGAGATCGAAATTATAAGTGTTTTACCAGAGGAGGAAACTACCTTTCCATGGAGTGGGCATCTTGGGATTAGAAGTCATTCTTCACTATTAAAAATCCTAGATAAAAAAAAAAGCACCTTATTATTCACCAATACGAGAAATCAATCTGAAAGATGGTATCAATGTTTAAAATTTTTTCTCCCAGAGATGGAAGACAAAATTGCACTTCATCACGGTTCCCTGGATAAAGAAGATAGAAAAAGAGTTGAAGAAGGGGTTAAAGACGGATTAATAAAATGGGTAGTCTGCACCAGCTCATTAGATTTGGGAGTTGACTTCCAACCTGTAGATCAAATAGTTCAAATTGGTAGTGCAAAGAATTTAGCTAGACTGATCCAAAGAGCGGGAAGAAGTGCTCATAGACCTGGTGGAAAATCAAAAATAATTTTTATGCCTACTAATTCTTTAGAGTTATTTGAGATCAGTGCAATGAGAAGAATAATAAAAAGTGGCATATCTGAGGAAATTAGACTTCCTGAATTATCTTATGATGTGCTTCTTCAACATCTAATGAGTTTGGCATGCGGAAATGGCTTTGATCCAAGAATTGAGAAAGAAAGAATTAAAAGTTGTTGGAGTTTTAGAAACTTAAATGATCATGATTGGAATTGGTGTCTTGACTTTTTAGAGTATGGAGGAAAATGTCTTAAAGCATACCCAAAATATAAAAAGATAGTTAAAGAAGAATCACAAAATAATAATGAAAACTTTAAATATTTTGTAAAAGACAAATCTTTAATAAGAATGCATAAGTTCAATATTGGGACAATTACTAGTGACAAATTTGTGAATGTTAAATATATGAAAGGGAAATCCTTGGGAAATTTAGAAGAGAATTTTGCCTCAAAATTAAATCCTGGAGATACCTTTTACTTTGCTGGTAAAATGCTTCAATTTATAAGAATCAGAGATATGATTTTATACGTTAAAAAATCAACAAAAAAAAGTTCTCTTATTCCTGCATGGGTTGGAGGTCAAATGGCAATTTCTGATCTACTTTGTGAGAGTTTGAGAAAAGAAATAGATATATGCAATGAACTAGAAAATTTTGATTACTTAAATCCTGAACTCAATTCATTACGCCCAATATTGAAGAAACAAAAAGTTCTTTCAAATATTCCAAAGAAAGATGAATTCCTTATAGAAATATATAAAACCAAGGATTTATCAAATCTTTTTGTTTTTACACTTGATGGCAAATTTGTAAATGAAGGAATTGCATTTTTATGGGCTTTGAGATTGGCAAAATTAAAACAATCTACATTTAGTATTACTGCTAATGATTTTGGATTTAGCTTAACTACTGCAGAAGATTATGATTTTTCTATAATAAAAAAAGAAGCTGATTACTTTTTGAATAACAAAAAATTAGAAGAAGATCTAGAAAATGCAATTAATTTTTCAGAATTAACAAAACGTAGATTTAAAAATATTGCCCAAATAAGTGGATTAGTAAATCAAAATAATCCAACCAAAACAAAAACCTCTTCCCAACTTCAAATAAGTTCAAGTCTTTTCTACGATGTCTTTACTAAATATGAAGAAGACCATCTTTTGATAAAACAATCGCATCAAGAAGTTAAAGAATATCAATTAGAAAATAAAAGAATATCTAGATCATTAGAAAGATTAAAAAATTTAAAAATGCTACTAAACGAGATAAAAACTCCAACTCCTTTTGCATTCCCTTTATTAGTTGAAAGACTTAAAAATACTTTAAGCAATGAACCAATAGAAAAAAGAGTAGAAAAACTTATAAAAAAATATAGTGATTAA
- the pdeM gene encoding ligase-associated DNA damage response endonuclease PdeM: MNKSSFKFSWEDTLLEMLPSRALFLPETKELLICDIHLGKAEYFQQNGIPLTNNSDKNNFLRIKKIVKKYSPEKLIILGDLFHSKYSIDKTLQKNVEDLPELLKTNVELVLGNHDVGCDIKNIKIVDIRKTKNITFSHEPVNLENNKTLNICGHYHPKIYLKNNGDKLSFRCFAMDKTKNTLFLPAFGDLTGGYPCKKSFKKWAIVSEEEIIEIKS; this comes from the coding sequence ATGAATAAAAGTTCTTTTAAATTTAGTTGGGAAGATACATTGTTAGAGATGCTTCCTTCAAGAGCATTATTTCTACCGGAAACAAAAGAATTGTTAATATGCGATATTCATCTTGGGAAAGCTGAGTATTTTCAGCAGAATGGTATACCTCTTACTAATAATTCAGATAAAAACAATTTCTTAAGAATAAAAAAAATAGTAAAAAAATATAGTCCTGAAAAGTTAATAATATTGGGAGATTTATTCCACAGCAAATATTCAATAGATAAAACTCTTCAAAAAAATGTTGAGGATCTTCCAGAACTACTAAAAACTAACGTTGAACTCGTCCTCGGAAATCATGATGTAGGTTGTGATATTAAAAATATAAAAATTGTTGATATTAGAAAAACTAAAAATATTACTTTTAGCCATGAACCAGTTAATTTAGAAAATAATAAAACATTGAATATTTGTGGACATTATCATCCAAAAATCTATTTAAAAAACAATGGAGATAAATTATCTTTTAGGTGCTTTGCAATGGATAAGACTAAAAATACTTTATTTTTACCTGCATTTGGAGACTTAACTGGAGGATATCCCTGCAAAAAGTCATTTAAAAAATGGGCAATAGTTTCTGAGGAAGAAATTATCGAAATAAAATCTTAA
- the pstB gene encoding phosphate ABC transporter ATP-binding protein PstB, whose product MIRTNKKIPKNIILSLENVSISYGSFEAVRNVFCNFKKGNITSLIGPSGCGKSTVLRSLNRMNDLIPNCSLKGTVLFDGTNIYDKRVDPVEVRRRIGMVFQQPNPFPKSIYENIAFGARINGFTGDMDKLVESSLKKAALWDECKDKLNDSGYSLSGGQQQRLCIARTIAIEPEIILMDEPCSALDPISTLKIEETMHELKKNYTIIIVTHNMQQALRVSDMTAFFNAIEYEDGDGGKVGYLAEFNSTKKIFNSPKEKTTQEYISGKFG is encoded by the coding sequence ATGATTAGAACTAATAAAAAAATACCAAAAAATATCATTTTGTCTCTTGAGAATGTTTCTATTAGCTATGGATCTTTCGAAGCAGTAAGAAATGTTTTTTGTAACTTTAAAAAAGGAAATATAACTTCCCTTATTGGCCCCTCGGGTTGTGGCAAATCAACTGTTCTTAGATCATTAAATAGGATGAACGATTTAATTCCTAATTGCTCACTGAAGGGTACTGTCCTTTTTGATGGAACTAATATTTACGATAAAAGAGTAGATCCAGTAGAAGTAAGAAGAAGAATCGGAATGGTTTTTCAACAGCCTAATCCTTTTCCTAAATCTATCTACGAAAATATCGCATTTGGAGCAAGAATTAATGGCTTTACGGGAGATATGGATAAATTAGTAGAAAGTTCACTAAAAAAGGCTGCTTTATGGGATGAATGTAAGGATAAATTAAATGATAGTGGTTACTCTCTCTCTGGTGGACAACAACAAAGATTATGTATTGCTCGAACCATCGCAATTGAGCCTGAAATAATTCTAATGGATGAGCCATGTTCAGCATTAGATCCAATCTCTACTTTAAAAATTGAGGAGACGATGCATGAACTTAAGAAGAATTACACAATAATAATCGTTACTCATAATATGCAACAGGCATTAAGAGTTAGCGATATGACTGCATTTTTTAATGCTATTGAATATGAAGATGGTGATGGAGGAAAGGTTGGTTATCTTGCAGAATTTAATTCCACAAAGAAAATTTTTAATTCTCCAAAAGAAAAAACCACTCAGGAATACATATCAGGTAAATTTGGTTGA
- the pstA gene encoding phosphate ABC transporter permease PstA produces MNSLYYQKRLSRNIGNKFFTSLSVICALIAILPLIFLVTYILIKGGSQITPELFTLEPNPPGDDLDAGGINPALIGTLIITTIASIIAIPVGVGGGIYLAEYSKGGAFSRFIRFGVNVLAGVPSIIAGVFIYALIVSTKILFGSMYSGLAGGMALSILMLPTVIKTTDEGLKLVPNELRYASLGVGASMYTTILKVTLPSAFRSIATGVVLGIARAAGETAPLIFTALFSYYYITGFGDLFYEMGSLAVLIYNFALEPYDAQNKLAWAASFILVLSILSVNIFSRILAAFTEKTKRV; encoded by the coding sequence ATGAATTCACTCTATTACCAGAAAAGATTATCAAGAAATATAGGAAATAAATTCTTTACTTCTTTATCAGTAATTTGTGCATTGATCGCAATACTTCCTTTGATTTTTCTAGTGACTTATATTCTCATCAAAGGTGGATCTCAAATCACACCCGAACTATTTACTTTAGAACCAAATCCCCCTGGAGATGATTTAGATGCAGGTGGTATTAATCCTGCATTGATCGGAACATTAATAATAACTACTATTGCTTCAATTATTGCGATACCAGTAGGTGTTGGTGGTGGAATATATCTAGCTGAATACTCTAAAGGTGGAGCTTTTTCAAGATTTATTAGATTTGGAGTTAATGTTCTGGCGGGAGTCCCCTCAATAATTGCCGGTGTATTTATTTATGCCTTAATTGTTTCTACAAAGATCTTGTTTGGGAGTATGTACAGCGGTTTAGCTGGAGGGATGGCGCTTTCAATATTGATGTTGCCTACTGTGATTAAGACCACTGATGAAGGTTTAAAGTTAGTTCCTAACGAATTAAGATATGCGTCTCTTGGTGTTGGAGCAAGTATGTATACAACCATATTGAAAGTTACTTTGCCCTCTGCCTTTAGGTCTATTGCTACTGGCGTTGTACTTGGTATCGCAAGAGCTGCAGGTGAAACAGCACCTTTGATATTTACGGCTTTATTTTCTTACTACTACATAACAGGCTTTGGGGACTTGTTTTATGAGATGGGTTCCTTGGCTGTATTGATATATAACTTTGCCCTTGAACCTTATGATGCTCAAAATAAATTAGCCTGGGCAGCTTCCTTTATTCTTGTTTTGTCGATACTATCAGTAAATATATTTTCAAGGATATTGGCCGCTTTTACAGAGAAAACTAAGAGAGTATAA
- the pstC gene encoding phosphate ABC transporter permease subunit PstC: protein MEEKLTLFKNRKRFGIEKNIDIIFKNTALVLSSFVAIILLGIILVVFFQSFESFSRYGLKFLVTSEWNPVKDEYGAFTAIYGTLVTSFLSLLITIPLGVGTAIFITEDFVPKVVREIIGSFVELLAAIPSVVLGLWAIFVMEPFFRAFFVFLHNFFGWIPLFSTEPTGRNSLLAILILVVMLLPIVTSIARDSLNQVPKKLRNAAYGIGASRWKTIFSVILPAALSGIMAGVLLALGRAMGETMAVTMIIGNSNAFSWSLLSPGYTISSMLANQFGEADGSQVSSLFYAAFVLMILSLVVNIFAQWLVKKFSLKY from the coding sequence ATGGAAGAGAAATTAACTCTTTTCAAGAATCGTAAAAGATTCGGTATCGAAAAAAATATAGATATTATCTTCAAGAATACTGCCCTAGTCTTGTCTAGTTTCGTAGCAATAATACTTTTAGGAATTATTTTAGTAGTCTTTTTTCAGTCATTTGAATCCTTTTCAAGGTATGGCTTGAAGTTTCTCGTAACCTCTGAATGGAATCCAGTAAAAGATGAATACGGAGCTTTTACTGCAATATATGGCACATTGGTAACTTCATTTCTTTCGTTATTAATAACTATCCCTTTGGGCGTTGGAACTGCAATATTTATTACCGAGGATTTTGTACCGAAAGTTGTCAGAGAAATAATAGGTTCATTTGTTGAATTATTAGCAGCTATTCCATCAGTTGTATTGGGACTTTGGGCAATATTTGTAATGGAACCTTTTTTTAGAGCCTTTTTTGTCTTTTTACATAATTTCTTTGGTTGGATACCTTTATTCAGTACAGAACCTACAGGCAGGAATTCCTTGTTAGCAATATTGATTTTAGTAGTTATGCTTTTGCCTATAGTGACATCCATTGCAAGAGATTCACTTAATCAGGTTCCTAAAAAGTTAAGAAATGCAGCATATGGAATTGGAGCAAGCAGATGGAAAACAATATTTTCAGTGATTTTGCCGGCAGCATTATCAGGAATTATGGCAGGTGTTCTATTGGCTTTAGGTAGGGCAATGGGTGAAACCATGGCTGTAACAATGATTATTGGTAATTCCAATGCATTTAGTTGGTCTCTATTATCTCCGGGATATACCATTTCCTCCATGCTCGCAAACCAGTTCGGTGAAGCTGATGGAAGTCAGGTTTCATCACTGTTTTATGCGGCTTTTGTACTTATGATCCTTTCTTTGGTAGTAAATATCTTTGCGCAGTGGCTAGTTAAGAAATTTAGTCTCAAATATTAG
- a CDS encoding ArsR/SmtB family transcription factor, with product MVSFSDPFRLEIIDLMMDGEVCVCDIMKLTKLSQSRISYHIKILKEAGLISDRQEGRWVYYSLNKESLFLIKEWITSLTDYSSNRKRCCE from the coding sequence ATGGTTTCATTTTCTGATCCTTTTAGGCTAGAAATAATTGACCTAATGATGGATGGAGAAGTTTGTGTATGCGATATTATGAAATTAACTAAGTTATCTCAATCAAGAATTTCATACCACATAAAAATTTTAAAGGAGGCTGGTCTTATCTCAGACAGACAAGAAGGTAGATGGGTGTATTACAGCCTAAATAAAGAATCTCTCTTTTTGATCAAGGAATGGATAACTTCTTTGACAGATTATTCCTCAAATAGAAAACGTTGTTGCGAATAA
- a CDS encoding ArsJ-associated glyceraldehyde-3-phosphate dehydrogenase, which yields MKIGINGFGRIGRLVFRALWDRADIEITHINEIAGDSNAAAHLLEFDSVHGRWGKNIEVKEEEIIIGEKKLAYTSFKNYLDVPWEKSSVDIILECTGKNKKPDKLNPYFDSLGMKRVIVACPVKGIVAGEESLNIVYGINQSLYDPSKHKLVTAASCTTNCLAPIVKVINENFSIKHGAITTIHDVTNTQVPVDFYKSDLRRARGCMQSLIPTTTGSAKAIAEIFPELKGKLNGHAVRVPLLNGSLTDAVFELNNEVSTEQVNLALKLASETYLKGILGYEERPLVSADYVNDSRSSIVDSLSTMVVNSNLLKIYAWYDNEWGYSCRLADLTEYVIKKEI from the coding sequence ATGAAAATTGGAATTAATGGTTTTGGAAGAATTGGCAGATTAGTTTTCAGAGCATTATGGGATAGAGCTGATATAGAAATAACTCACATTAATGAGATAGCAGGAGATTCGAATGCCGCTGCGCATTTACTCGAATTCGATTCGGTCCATGGTAGATGGGGGAAAAATATAGAGGTCAAAGAAGAAGAAATAATAATTGGGGAAAAGAAATTAGCCTACACATCTTTTAAAAATTATCTTGATGTTCCTTGGGAAAAATCTTCTGTAGATATTATTTTGGAATGTACAGGAAAGAATAAAAAGCCAGACAAACTTAATCCATATTTTGATTCTCTTGGGATGAAAAGAGTAATAGTAGCTTGTCCAGTAAAGGGTATTGTAGCTGGAGAGGAATCACTTAATATTGTTTACGGTATAAATCAAAGTCTTTATGACCCTTCTAAACATAAATTAGTAACTGCAGCATCTTGCACTACAAATTGTTTAGCTCCGATAGTAAAGGTAATCAATGAAAATTTTTCAATTAAGCACGGCGCTATTACAACTATTCACGATGTTACCAACACTCAAGTTCCTGTAGATTTTTATAAAAGTGATTTGAGGAGAGCAAGAGGATGTATGCAAAGTTTAATACCTACTACTACTGGATCTGCTAAAGCTATCGCTGAGATCTTCCCAGAATTAAAAGGAAAATTAAATGGGCATGCAGTAAGAGTTCCTCTACTTAATGGTTCTTTAACTGATGCAGTTTTTGAATTAAATAATGAAGTGTCAACTGAACAAGTAAATTTGGCACTTAAGTTAGCTTCAGAAACTTATTTAAAAGGAATTCTTGGCTACGAAGAAAGACCTTTAGTTTCTGCAGATTATGTAAATGACTCTAGAAGTTCAATAGTTGATAGTTTATCAACTATGGTTGTTAATTCAAATTTATTAAAGATATACGCTTGGTATGACAACGAGTGGGGTTACAGCTGCAGACTTGCAGATCTTACTGAATATGTAATCAAAAAAGAGATTTAA